In the genome of Hymenobacter taeanensis, one region contains:
- a CDS encoding glycosyltransferase family 4 protein, which yields MTPAASHVLLLGWDDSPRSGEQSAPPVLTLVQALAPHTPLAIVLPRRSITLTAAPNANITVLSELTPEQVKAFPARPDHAAGWQVPTAPYLGSSAGAAGTAGGQAPLATPVEPYIGRSAQSASISTAPSTTEGTQPTAPAGIAALQTPQSLPQPVIPTGGLLNHDEFEDDGAEPDATEAQDLSQPQDDLVPNVAAAENSAPAAPTNGLPDSLAALQLTPTAEADLNYQVIQYARLASRQVAAEDVTVIYASDWPTWLAAMEIRQQTGRPLVLHVHSLAQDRNTPADRGWILELERIAMRRADVVLAASEAVAERVRAAYPAAAQNLQVVSSDDTAALQRVLGQLESGWARR from the coding sequence ATGACGCCTGCTGCATCCCACGTACTGCTACTCGGCTGGGACGATTCTCCCCGCTCCGGCGAGCAGTCTGCTCCGCCCGTATTGACGCTCGTTCAGGCGTTGGCGCCCCACACGCCACTGGCCATTGTGCTGCCTCGCCGGTCCATCACGCTCACGGCCGCTCCGAACGCTAACATCACCGTATTATCGGAGCTCACGCCTGAGCAAGTCAAGGCTTTTCCGGCTCGTCCGGATCATGCGGCCGGCTGGCAAGTTCCGACCGCGCCCTACCTGGGTAGTTCAGCGGGTGCAGCGGGCACCGCTGGTGGGCAAGCGCCACTGGCTACGCCCGTTGAGCCCTACATTGGCCGCTCGGCGCAGTCAGCGTCTATATCCACTGCGCCAAGTACTACTGAAGGTACCCAGCCCACAGCGCCTGCCGGCATTGCTGCCTTGCAAACGCCCCAGTCACTGCCTCAGCCAGTTATCCCTACGGGCGGCCTGCTAAACCACGATGAGTTTGAGGATGACGGGGCGGAGCCTGACGCTACTGAGGCACAGGACCTTTCGCAGCCGCAGGATGATCTGGTGCCAAACGTTGCAGCCGCTGAAAACTCAGCGCCAGCAGCCCCCACCAATGGCCTGCCCGATAGCCTGGCGGCGTTGCAACTAACCCCAACTGCTGAGGCCGACCTTAACTACCAGGTAATTCAGTACGCCCGCCTAGCCTCCCGGCAGGTAGCGGCGGAAGACGTTACCGTGATATATGCCTCGGACTGGCCTACGTGGCTGGCGGCTATGGAAATCAGGCAGCAAACGGGCCGGCCATTGGTACTGCACGTGCACAGCCTGGCCCAGGACCGCAATACGCCCGCCGACCGCGGCTGGATTCTGGAGCTGGAGCGCATTGCCATGCGCCGGGCCGACGTGGTGCTGGCCGCGTCTGAAGCCGTAGCCGAGCGCGTGCGCGCTGCCTACCCGGCAGCCGCCCAAAACCTTCAGGTAGTATCTTCTGATGATACTGCTGCTTTACAACGCGTGCTGGGCCAGCTGGAATCAGGCTGGGCCCGCCGTTAG
- a CDS encoding YdeI/OmpD-associated family protein, with product MSTPTAQHEFDADLEMDASDNGVFLVVPFNVQELYGTTAALPIRGTIDGFPIRLSLLPLGNGEHMLPVRKEVRNAIGKSWSSTVHVILERDTEERPVEVPAELTDALEYAGLQQKFNELPYGRRKELANWVGRAKKGDTRDERAQEAVQRIKTGAK from the coding sequence ATGAGTACACCTACCGCCCAACACGAATTCGACGCCGACCTGGAAATGGATGCCTCCGACAATGGTGTTTTTCTGGTTGTTCCCTTTAACGTGCAGGAGCTGTACGGCACCACGGCGGCCTTGCCCATACGCGGCACCATTGATGGCTTCCCGATTCGGTTGAGCTTGCTGCCGCTGGGCAACGGCGAGCATATGCTGCCCGTGCGCAAAGAAGTTCGGAACGCCATTGGCAAAAGCTGGAGCAGCACGGTGCACGTAATTCTGGAGCGCGACACCGAGGAACGCCCCGTAGAAGTACCCGCCGAGCTCACCGACGCCCTGGAATATGCTGGCCTGCAGCAGAAATTTAATGAGCTGCCCTACGGCCGCCGCAAGGAGCTGGCCAACTGGGTAGGCCGCGCCAAGAAAGGCGACACCCGCGACGAGCGCGCCCAGGAAGCCGTACAGCGCATCAAGACCGGCGCTAAATAG
- a CDS encoding alpha amylase C-terminal domain-containing protein, protein MTTDTTTTATDEVADLLPMVQQDPWLTPFEPVLRARQQRLQQRLDEIRQQCGSLSKFALAHQRLGLNYDARRKGYWFREWAPAAEALYLIGDFNGWDRQATPLTRGTDGVWEVFLADKEYQNRFTHHSLFKVHVVTSKGSKDRLPATLRRAVQNSETHDFAGQVWRPETAFEWTDQKFRIPNCVREPFIYEAHVGMATEEGRIGTYLEFAEHLLPRIQAEGYNCLQLMAIMEHPYYGSFGYHVANFFAVSSRFGTPEELKHLINEAHRRGIAVLLDVVHSHAVKNEAEGLADFDGSGGQYFHEGERGSHPGWDSKLFDYGKPEVQQFLLSNVRYWLEEFHFDGFRFDGITSMLYHHHGEGVAFGSYEQYFGADADDDAILYLQLVTTLVRELKRSAILIAEDMSGMPGLCRPIEEGGIGFDYRLGMGIPDYWIKLLKHTRDEDWNLHDLWHVLTNRRLGEKTVAYAESHDQALVGDKTLAHWLLDKAIYEHMHKDDPDPIAARGIALHKLIRLITLSLGGEAYLNFIGNEFGHPEWVDFPRQGNDWSYHFARRQWSLADNPDLKFQYLLRFDQEMIKVAKATRLLSPTAAGIARELNIDTNNQVLIFERGNLLFVFSFHVDRSVPDYRFYVPLGGRYRILLNSDDTQFGGFGRIDNSLTYETFEEDGVNKLSLYVTSRTALVLTRI, encoded by the coding sequence ATGACGACTGATACCACCACAACCGCCACCGATGAAGTTGCTGACCTGCTTCCCATGGTGCAGCAGGACCCCTGGCTGACGCCCTTTGAGCCAGTGCTTCGGGCGCGACAGCAACGTTTGCAGCAGCGCCTCGATGAAATCAGGCAGCAATGCGGCTCCCTGAGCAAGTTTGCGCTGGCGCATCAGCGGCTAGGCCTCAACTACGATGCGCGCCGCAAGGGCTACTGGTTTCGGGAGTGGGCCCCGGCCGCCGAAGCGCTTTACCTGATTGGTGACTTTAATGGCTGGGACCGGCAGGCCACTCCGCTTACGCGCGGCACCGATGGCGTGTGGGAAGTGTTTCTGGCCGATAAGGAATATCAGAACCGCTTTACCCACCACTCCCTTTTCAAGGTGCATGTGGTAACCAGCAAAGGCAGCAAAGACCGCCTGCCGGCCACCCTGCGCCGGGCCGTGCAAAACTCCGAAACCCACGATTTCGCGGGGCAGGTGTGGCGCCCCGAAACCGCGTTTGAATGGACCGACCAGAAATTCCGGATTCCGAATTGCGTGCGGGAGCCGTTCATCTACGAGGCCCATGTGGGCATGGCCACTGAGGAAGGCCGCATTGGCACCTACCTGGAGTTTGCCGAGCACCTTCTGCCACGCATTCAGGCGGAGGGCTACAACTGCCTGCAGCTCATGGCCATCATGGAGCACCCGTACTACGGGTCGTTTGGCTACCACGTGGCCAACTTCTTTGCCGTATCGTCGCGGTTTGGTACGCCCGAGGAGCTGAAGCACCTCATCAATGAAGCTCACCGCCGCGGCATTGCGGTGCTGCTGGATGTGGTGCACTCCCACGCCGTGAAGAATGAGGCCGAGGGCTTGGCCGATTTCGACGGCTCAGGTGGGCAGTACTTTCATGAGGGCGAGCGGGGTAGCCACCCCGGCTGGGACTCTAAGCTCTTCGACTACGGCAAGCCCGAGGTGCAGCAGTTTCTGCTCAGCAACGTGCGCTACTGGCTGGAGGAATTTCACTTCGATGGCTTCCGCTTCGATGGCATTACCAGCATGCTCTACCACCACCACGGCGAGGGCGTGGCCTTCGGGAGCTATGAGCAATACTTTGGCGCCGATGCCGACGATGATGCCATCCTGTACCTGCAGCTGGTGACTACGCTGGTGCGCGAGCTGAAACGCAGCGCTATTCTCATCGCCGAGGACATGAGCGGCATGCCCGGCCTGTGTAGGCCTATTGAGGAGGGCGGCATTGGATTTGATTACCGCCTGGGCATGGGCATTCCGGATTATTGGATCAAGCTGCTCAAGCACACCCGCGATGAGGACTGGAACCTGCATGACCTCTGGCACGTGCTCACCAACCGCCGCTTGGGCGAGAAGACAGTGGCCTACGCCGAAAGCCACGACCAAGCCCTGGTAGGCGACAAAACCCTGGCCCACTGGCTACTCGACAAGGCCATTTACGAGCACATGCACAAAGACGACCCCGACCCCATTGCGGCCCGCGGCATTGCCCTGCACAAGCTCATCCGGCTGATTACGCTCAGCCTGGGCGGCGAGGCCTACCTCAACTTTATCGGCAACGAGTTTGGCCACCCTGAGTGGGTGGACTTCCCGCGCCAGGGCAACGACTGGAGCTACCATTTTGCCCGGCGCCAGTGGAGCCTGGCCGATAACCCCGACCTGAAGTTCCAGTACCTGCTGCGCTTCGATCAGGAAATGATTAAGGTAGCCAAAGCCACGCGCCTGCTCAGCCCCACCGCCGCCGGCATTGCCCGCGAGCTGAACATCGATACGAACAACCAGGTGCTCATCTTCGAGCGGGGTAACCTGCTCTTCGTCTTCAGCTTCCACGTAGACCGCAGCGTGCCCGACTACCGCTTCTACGTGCCGCTGGGTGGTCGCTACCGCATCCTACTCAACTCCGATGATACCCAGTTCGGCGGTTTTGGCCGCATCGATAACAGCCTCACCTACGAAACCTTTGAGGAAGACGGTGTAAACAAGCTCAGCCTCTACGTAACCAGCCGCACCGCCCTAGTGCTAACTAGGATATAA
- the ggt gene encoding gamma-glutamyltransferase, protein MKRLFYPLALAVLVACTTTQTTTSPTAATSLTAPVPAATPVVTDQAMVVSAHPEATRIGVEILRKGGNAYDAAVAVQFALAVAFPVAGNIGGGGFLLYRGADGQEGALDFRETAPAAATRDMYLDKQGNVVPNLSTLGHLAAGVPGTVAGMVELHKKLGKLPWKDVVQPAVELASNGIKLTNKEAAGLNGQRETFAKINPYNAYLKPAPFNEGDVAKNPELARTLERIRDQGRAGFYEGETASLLVAEMQRGNGIISKQDLLNYQPKWRTPLHGEYRGYDVLTFPPPSSGGVALLQMLQMLEPYNLGKAGWHSPQATHWITEAERRVYADRATYLGDPDFGKVPVAQLLEKPYNKQRMATTLAYRATPSAQVSAGSGLPGYESDQTTHYNVVDAQGNAVSCTTTLNGAYGSKVVVAGAGFLLNNEMDDFSSKPGTPNSYGLVGGAANAIAPGKRMLSSMTPAILTKNKKLALVTGTPGGSTIITSVLQSILATVDYGLNAQQAVAAPRLHHQWLPDQIDVEAGALVPAAQDSLRARGYTLNPRGSWGRVEVIRVLPGGKLEGGADPRGDDTAAGY, encoded by the coding sequence ATGAAACGCCTCTTCTACCCGCTGGCTTTGGCCGTACTGGTTGCTTGCACCACTACCCAAACCACTACCTCCCCTACTGCTGCCACCTCCCTAACGGCGCCCGTGCCGGCGGCCACGCCCGTAGTCACCGACCAGGCCATGGTGGTATCAGCCCACCCCGAGGCTACGCGCATTGGAGTAGAGATATTGCGCAAGGGGGGCAATGCGTATGATGCGGCCGTAGCAGTGCAGTTTGCGTTGGCGGTAGCTTTTCCGGTGGCGGGCAACATTGGCGGCGGTGGCTTCCTGCTCTACCGCGGCGCCGATGGGCAGGAAGGTGCCCTGGATTTCCGGGAAACGGCCCCCGCCGCCGCTACCCGCGACATGTACCTCGATAAGCAGGGCAATGTGGTGCCCAACCTAAGCACACTAGGCCACCTCGCGGCCGGCGTACCCGGCACGGTGGCCGGCATGGTGGAGCTACACAAGAAGCTGGGCAAGCTACCCTGGAAAGATGTGGTGCAGCCCGCCGTAGAGCTGGCCTCAAACGGAATTAAACTGACGAACAAGGAAGCCGCAGGCCTGAACGGGCAGCGGGAAACTTTCGCGAAAATCAATCCCTACAATGCCTACTTAAAGCCAGCACCTTTCAATGAGGGCGATGTGGCAAAAAATCCTGAGCTGGCCCGTACGCTAGAGCGCATCCGCGACCAGGGTCGGGCTGGTTTTTACGAGGGAGAAACGGCCAGCTTATTAGTAGCCGAAATGCAGCGCGGCAACGGCATCATCAGCAAGCAAGACCTGCTGAACTACCAGCCTAAGTGGCGCACTCCCCTGCACGGCGAGTACCGCGGCTACGACGTGCTGACCTTTCCGCCACCCAGCTCCGGCGGCGTGGCGCTGCTGCAAATGCTGCAGATGCTGGAGCCCTACAACCTGGGCAAAGCCGGCTGGCACTCGCCCCAGGCCACGCACTGGATTACCGAAGCCGAGCGCCGCGTATACGCCGACCGTGCCACTTACCTCGGCGACCCGGATTTTGGCAAAGTACCCGTGGCGCAGCTGCTGGAGAAACCCTACAACAAGCAGCGCATGGCTACCACACTGGCCTACCGCGCCACACCCAGCGCCCAGGTATCGGCGGGGAGTGGCCTACCGGGCTATGAGTCAGATCAGACGACGCACTATAACGTGGTAGATGCTCAGGGCAACGCTGTAAGCTGCACCACCACGCTTAACGGCGCCTACGGCAGCAAAGTAGTAGTAGCCGGTGCCGGTTTCCTGCTCAACAATGAAATGGACGATTTCAGCAGCAAGCCCGGCACGCCCAACTCGTATGGGCTGGTGGGTGGCGCGGCCAATGCCATTGCGCCCGGCAAGCGCATGCTGTCCTCCATGACGCCCGCCATCCTGACCAAAAACAAGAAGCTGGCCCTGGTAACCGGCACGCCCGGCGGCAGCACCATCATTACCAGCGTACTGCAGTCGATTCTGGCAACCGTTGATTACGGCCTTAACGCCCAACAGGCCGTGGCCGCCCCGCGCCTGCACCACCAGTGGCTCCCCGACCAGATTGACGTGGAAGCCGGTGCCTTAGTCCCTGCTGCCCAAGACTCGCTCCGGGCCCGTGGCTATACCCTGAACCCACGCGGCTCCTGGGGCCGGGTAGAGGTGATTCGGGTGCTGCCCGGCGGCAAGCTAGAAGGCGGTGCCGACCCCCGCGGCGACGATACCGCCGCTGGGTATTAG
- a CDS encoding YceI family protein, whose translation MKPYCFLLLLLRLWAFQPAPATYQLNPATSRITWTGYAEVGGYAPSGTVQMRQGEIAYDGRRLRHGRVELDMRTITQEQAQLAEHLRGPDFFDVARYPAAVFVLQEMKGNKALGQLTLKGVTKPVQFPLTLSALPNGQLHLRGVATLDRTQFGVNYNSSSFFQNLGSYAIRNEFRLEFDVVASKH comes from the coding sequence ATGAAACCATACTGCTTCTTACTCCTTCTACTAAGACTCTGGGCTTTCCAGCCCGCGCCAGCCACCTATCAACTTAACCCTGCTACCAGCCGCATCACCTGGACGGGCTACGCGGAGGTGGGCGGCTATGCTCCCAGTGGCACCGTGCAAATGAGGCAGGGCGAAATTGCCTACGATGGCCGCCGACTACGCCATGGCCGCGTTGAGTTAGATATGCGCACCATCACGCAGGAGCAGGCCCAGTTAGCTGAGCACTTGCGCGGCCCCGATTTTTTTGACGTGGCCCGTTACCCGGCGGCCGTGTTTGTGCTGCAAGAGATGAAAGGCAACAAAGCGCTAGGCCAGCTCACGCTCAAGGGCGTCACGAAGCCCGTGCAGTTTCCACTCACGCTTAGTGCGTTGCCCAATGGCCAGCTGCACCTGCGAGGCGTAGCCACCCTCGACCGCACCCAGTTTGGGGTGAACTACAACTCCAGCAGCTTTTTCCAGAACCTGGGCAGCTATGCTATTCGCAATGAGTTTCGGCTGGAGTTTGACGTGGTGGCCTCGAAGCATTGA
- a CDS encoding sensor histidine kinase yields MALTFKNRIALHYMLATAALVAVAYTLVFLVVRQQVYAGLDARLRFEAAKHSKELTIVGHTIHFAHKNEWEEREHREVDVDPLFIQINDLYGHLLDRSPNLKADKLVFDPQQAQQRLLNLELRGKAVRQVQETVLRDGKPVGYVVAAISSEAAQQVLDRLGVALLLSFPVVLLGLFGSARLLAGRSIAPINAITATTNRITRSNLAERIALPPRPDELHTLATAINGLLERIEQAVEREKQFTADASHELHTPLAVLKGTLEVLVRKPRTAPEYVESITLSIREIDRLTHLVDQLLLLARFDDSGMLSLRRQELSVLSSVHDVLHRLRADLGAKRIRVDVQDHATQAVVSDPFMVDLILDNVVSNAVKYSPAGATIVIELADVAGGLRCTIADAGIGIRADDLSRIFDPLYRSDALAHKHIGGTGLGLSIVAKACALLGIQLSVDSTLGQGTVFTLLFPAK; encoded by the coding sequence ATGGCCCTAACGTTTAAAAACCGCATTGCGCTGCACTACATGCTGGCCACCGCCGCGCTGGTGGCCGTGGCCTACACTCTGGTATTTCTGGTGGTGCGCCAGCAGGTGTACGCCGGCCTGGATGCCCGCTTGCGCTTTGAGGCTGCCAAGCACAGCAAGGAGCTGACCATTGTTGGGCATACCATTCACTTCGCTCATAAAAATGAATGGGAAGAGCGTGAGCACCGCGAGGTAGACGTGGACCCGCTCTTTATTCAGATAAACGACCTGTACGGGCACTTGCTGGACCGCTCCCCCAACCTGAAGGCCGATAAGCTGGTGTTTGACCCCCAACAGGCCCAGCAGCGGCTCCTGAACCTAGAGCTGCGCGGGAAAGCGGTGCGGCAGGTGCAGGAGACCGTGCTGCGCGATGGAAAGCCGGTGGGCTACGTGGTGGCGGCCATTTCCTCCGAAGCGGCTCAGCAGGTGCTTGACAGGTTGGGGGTGGCGCTGCTGCTCTCATTTCCGGTGGTGCTGCTGGGCCTGTTTGGCAGCGCGCGCCTGCTGGCGGGGCGCAGCATTGCGCCCATCAATGCCATTACGGCCACCACCAACCGCATCACGCGCAGCAACCTCGCCGAGCGGATTGCCCTGCCGCCCCGCCCCGATGAGCTGCACACGCTGGCCACCGCTATTAATGGGCTGCTGGAGCGAATTGAGCAGGCCGTAGAGCGGGAAAAGCAGTTTACCGCCGACGCCTCCCATGAGCTGCACACGCCCCTGGCCGTGCTCAAGGGTACCCTGGAAGTGCTCGTGCGCAAGCCCCGCACCGCCCCCGAGTACGTGGAAAGCATTACGCTCAGCATCCGGGAGATAGACCGCCTCACCCACCTCGTAGATCAGCTCCTGCTGCTGGCCCGCTTCGACGATTCCGGCATGCTGAGCCTGCGCCGCCAGGAGCTTTCGGTGCTCAGCAGTGTGCATGATGTACTCCACCGCCTCCGCGCCGACCTGGGGGCCAAGCGCATTCGCGTGGATGTGCAGGACCACGCCACCCAGGCCGTGGTCTCCGACCCCTTTATGGTAGATCTGATTCTGGATAATGTGGTGTCCAACGCCGTGAAGTATTCGCCGGCTGGCGCTACCATCGTCATCGAGCTGGCCGACGTGGCGGGTGGCCTGCGCTGCACTATCGCCGATGCTGGCATTGGCATCCGGGCCGATGATCTGTCGCGCATCTTCGACCCGCTCTACCGCTCCGACGCGTTGGCCCACAAGCATATTGGCGGTACTGGCCTAGGCCTCTCCATCGTAGCCAAAGCCTGTGCCCTGCTGGGCATACAGCTCTCCGTAGACAGCACGTTGGGCCAGGGCACCGTATTCACATTGCTGTTCCCGGCAAAATAG
- a CDS encoding response regulator transcription factor has protein sequence MRILVIEDEPGIARFLKQGLEEEAYAVEVADNGIEGLALALEQAYDLLLVDWMLSGLSGLEVCRQLRAAQNHTPLLFLTAKDTVQDTVAGLQAGANDYIKKPFHFEELLERIRVQLRPAAGPPERFTVGPIALDVATHQVFRHDEEIPLTQKEFALLEYLLRHKGNVCRRQSIIENVWDIHFEYNTGVIDVYMNALRKKLRLSKDEDYLQTIRGIGYVARD, from the coding sequence ATGCGCATCCTGGTCATTGAAGACGAGCCTGGCATTGCCCGCTTCCTGAAGCAGGGCCTAGAGGAAGAGGCCTACGCCGTGGAAGTAGCTGATAACGGCATCGAGGGGTTGGCGCTGGCCCTGGAACAGGCCTACGACCTGCTGCTGGTGGACTGGATGCTGTCCGGCCTTTCGGGCCTGGAGGTGTGCCGGCAGCTGCGGGCTGCTCAAAATCACACGCCGCTGCTCTTTCTCACGGCCAAGGACACCGTGCAGGATACCGTTGCAGGCCTGCAGGCTGGCGCCAACGACTACATCAAAAAGCCTTTCCACTTTGAGGAGCTGCTGGAGCGCATCAGGGTGCAGCTGCGGCCGGCGGCGGGGCCACCCGAGCGGTTCACCGTGGGCCCCATTGCGCTGGATGTAGCTACCCACCAGGTGTTCCGCCACGACGAAGAAATACCGCTGACCCAGAAGGAGTTTGCTTTGCTGGAGTACCTGCTGCGCCACAAGGGCAATGTATGCCGCCGCCAGAGCATCATTGAAAACGTCTGGGACATTCACTTCGAGTACAATACCGGCGTGATTGACGTGTATATGAATGCCCTGCGCAAAAAGCTGCGCCTCAGCAAAGACGAAGACTACCTGCAAACCATCCGCGGCATTGGGTATGTTGCCCGCGACTAA